CGCGGCCCACAGGTGCCCGCTGGTGCCCGTCTCCCAGCGAGTTAGGCGTATTTTGCGTGGGTTAGTGTTTAAGGCCTTCGCCTTGGAGCCATGTTCCGAATTGCGGTTTGATGGCGAGGCTTTGGCCAGTCGATGTGGTCTCTCCGGACGTTGTGGGTGCTTCGTGTTCTTTCGCGGACAACGGACGACCCCGCGAAAACCGAGTTCACCTATTCACTTCTTCACTTCTATCCAAGCGACACCACCATCGTAGTCATCGTAGATGCTGATACTCATCTCGCTTCCGTAATCGCTCGGATAGCTGGTAACGCTAGCAGGCGCGTCAACTCGAAATTCATCGTCCGTGTTGTCGTCTGCGCTCATGTCGATTTTGAGGTAGGCGTCCCCGCTTATATCGTAACCGTATCGGAGGTCCTGAGCGTCGTCGAGCAGTGCTCCTATGAGTCCATCTCCATAGTCATCTTTCGACCACTCACCGACTCGTTCCCACGATGCTGCGCTAGCTGTGCCAAGCACCGCTGTCGCACCCGACATCGTTGCAATAGTTGCTCCACTTTGTTTCAGTAGTTTTCTTCTATCCATGGCTACATGCTACGATTTTATCTCTTAATTAAAAAATATTTTTACCAGATTAGATTAGTTAAAATTATTATATTATATGGGATTCCGTACGTATTACTGCTATCTTGGTTCTATGGGCTATTTCCGGAACACCAGTCGTCTTAATCAGTAGTTGAACCAATATTCAATGTCTCGGAATGCGATTTATTTTGGCGGTCTAACCGCACGAGTAACTGCCGACTCATTGGCTGCGGTTCCTGCATAAACGCCCGGAAGCGCCTCGACGGACAGTGCGTTCACCACCACATCTCGGTCACTCCGCTAGACCATGCGGAAGGTTCGGTGAACTCGCGGTCGGACTCGACACGCGCCACCGCCCGCGCCACGCTTTTCCGCCGTTCGGAATCGTTTATCCTGTCGTTGCGAACGATGGTGAGTGATTCGTTGTATCAGTAGCCGTTCTCCCACTCGACACACGTCTAATTTGGGGTCCGGCGTCGAACCATCCTGCGCTCGCACCGCGTCCGTTTGCGTACGGGCGTTCGCATCGGTACGGCGACGAACGCTGTCACCGAGACTGGATAAATCACGAGTTGTCGTTTGCCGTTTCGGACCGTTTCACGGGGGACTCGGTGTCCTCGGCCAACCAGCGAGGATTAGCTACCTGATAACTAAGCACGTGGGCTAGAGATATGGAGACATGTTCGGAACTATCCGACGTGTGAGAACCGTCGAGAAACGGACGCGGTATCTCGGGGGACGATAGCGTGGCGATTCTCGAACTCGCCCTCGCCTTCTTTGTCCTCGCGGTCATCGCGGGGGCGCTCGGGGCGGGCGGCGTCGCGGGACTGTCGATGGACATCGCCAAGTGGCTCGTCATCGCCTTCCTCGTGCTGGCGGTCGTCTCGCTGGTCATCTGACCGCGCCCGCGAGGCCTTACGCCTCGGTCGCGTACTCGCGGACCGACTCGAACTCGCCGTCCGCGATGGCGTCGGCGAGCGCTTCGGCGTCCACGTCGTCGGGCACGAGTTGGGGGTACTTCCGGCGGAAGTAGCCGACCACGTTTTTTACGTCGCGTTCGAGGAACTCCTCGGCGTTCTCGTGGTCGGTCGGGGTCGCTTGGGGCCAGTCGAAGATGGTGATACCCTCCTCGTTGACGAAGACGTTGTACTCGCTCATGTCGGCGTGGACGTAGCCCTCGGCGTAGGCGTCGGCCATCTCCGAGAGGACGAGGTCGAGAATCGGGACCACCTGCTCGTCTTCGAGTCGCGTCCGGGAGAGTTCCACGCCGTCGATTTTCTCCATCACGATGGCGTGGCGGTTGTGGTCCACCGGCCGGGGAACCTTCACGTCGGGGTAGAGCGCTTCGAGGGCCTCGTACTCGCGCTCGGCGGCCTTCCGCGCGGTGTAGAGCCACGAGACGTGTTCGCGGTCGGAGGTGTAGTCGCGCTCCTTCATCACTTCCCGGAAGTTGGTGTACCCCTCGCGGTGGTACTTCAGCGCGAGCGGTTTGTACGACTGGACCTCGTACACGTCGCTCTCTTTGCCGACGCCGAGGGGCGACCCGAACCCCTCGACGCTCTCGCGCTCGGCGAAGGTGTGGAGCGCCAGCGCGTCGTAGCCCTCGAACTTGAGACTGTAGCCCTCGTACTGAATCGTCTGGCGCTGTATCAGTTCCCGGTCGAGACAGCGGTCGAGTCGGTACTCGACCTCCTCGGCGGTCAGCCGCGAGAACTCGGGAATCTTCTCGCGGGCGACCCACTCCGAGAAGCGCATCCCCTGCTCGATGCCCGACAGCAGGTGGAAGTCCTCGGGTTCCAACTCTGCCAGCATGCCCGCGACGTTCTGAACCATTACCGCTTCCTAAACGGTCGGTCGGTAAAAGCCCCGCGCGTCACGGAAACGAGGACGGTCCGGGAGCGGTCCAAACCGGCGACTGAAGCGCCCGCGCGCCGACCACGCGACGAACGACTTTTAAACGTCGCCGTTGCGTGGTGTTGTAAATCACATATTGCGATACAAAATCCTTCCGAGCGAGATAGCTCCGACGCTTCTCGCCGTCCACTCCCTCGCTCCCTCACCGCCCGAACGTCCCAGTGAAATCGGCGGAATCGCGGGCCTTCGCGCCGATTTCGTCCTCTACTGTCGGTCGAAGCGCGCCGGGTTCGGCGTCCAACTTCTCGTCTAACACGTACAGCATGAACCGGTACTCGTGGGGGTCGTCGCCCTCCGGCGGACAGGGACCGCGATACCCAACCTCGCCGAAGTCGTTCTCGCCTTGGCGCGCACCGCCGAGGTCCGGCAGTTCCTCTCGGGGCGCGACGCCCTCCTCGATTTCTACGGTGTCGGGCGGCAGGTTCCAGAGCAACCAGTGGGTGAACGTCCCGGCGGGCGCGTCGGGGTCGTCCACGACCACCGCGAGCGCCCCCGCGTCGTCGGGCGCGTCGTCGATGGTTAACTGGGGCGAGCGGTCCTCGCCCTCGCAGGTGTATTTTTCGGGAATCGATTCGCCGTGAGTGAACGCCGAGGTGCGAAACGAGAGGTTCGACACGGGAATCACTGTCTCGTCTCGTCGCCCGTCGTCATAGCACTGACGGCCCGCGGCGTCGCGCTGAAGGTAGAAATCTCTCCTTCATCGGTGACCGAACCGGACCGAAAAGAGAACGCGAAATCAGATGTCCACGTCGATGCCGCCAGCGTCGTCGCCGCTACCGGGGAGCGACCCGGCGATGGCGTCGGTGAACGTCTCCAAGCCGCGGGTCTGGTACCAGACGGTGCCGGGACCGGTGAACTCCATCACGAGGCCCTCGCCGCTGAGAAGGGTGCTCTTCAGACCGCCGACGCGTCGGGCGTCGAAGTCTACCGACCCCTCCCACGCGACGACGTTCTCGTTGTCCACGATGTATGACTCGCCGTGGTCGAGTTCTACCGTCTCGATGCCGCCGAACGCTTCGACGAAAACGTCGCCGGTGCCGTTCAACGCGAGCGGAACGAGACTCGCGCCAGCTAGCACCGACTTCAACCCGCCGAACTCCGAGTCGATGTCTACTTCGGTTCCGGACGCAAGGTACGCGCCGTCCACGGCGTAGAGCGTGTCGCCGTTGAGTTCGTGGTGGTAGATGTCGCCGGGCGTCGTCGGCGAGAGCGTCACCGTTCCGGTCTCGCCCTCGGCGGTGAACTCGTTCGCCATCAGCGATTCGCCGCCGAGCATCGACTTCGCGGAGTCCAGCAGGCCGTCCCGACTGGTCGTCGTCTCGATGGAAATCGACGGCGAATGGCTGACCATCGCTCCCGGTTCCGCGCGAATCGTCTCGCTGGGTCCGAGTTCGGCGACGAGGTGTGCGTAGGAGGGTCTGTGGGTGATTTCGAATTGCATGGTTGTTTAGACCGTGTTTCGCCCGGTAATTATCAGACCGAAGATATAGTTCTTGGGACCGGAGACCTGTGTGAGTCCGTGTCGGCGTCCGGTTCGCACCAGTCGTCGGGTCTGTTTCGGTTGTTGTCCGTACCGCCCTCGGGTCTCTGGCTATTGATTCCGAGCGTCGTCGCTTCCTGACTCGTCGGGTTCGCTCGTGGCGAACAGCCCGGCACAGACCGCCGCCCACGTCTTGGTCCGCTTCGCTCGCTTGGTACCGAGTCGGGACAGATCCATACAAAGTTTAGGCCGCCCTAAAACACTTAACTGTTCCGCTCGTCCTCGTCGTTGACGACCTCCTGTTCCGACTCACCGCGGGTTCGCAATCCACTTGGTCCCTTCCCGATAACGCTACTGCATGGCGCTGTCTGACCGGGAGTGGCGACTGGTTCGAGAGGAGTCCCGACGCGGCCCGCTGAACATGGCCTTGGACGAGATCGCCGCGCGAACTGCGGCCCAAGAGGGTCTCCGGACCGTCCGGGTCTACCAGTGGGACCCCAGCACGCTCTCGCTGGGCTACCGACAGGACCCCGACACCGTGGCGTGGGACTACTGCGAGCGCGAGGGTATCACCGTCACTCGCCGACCTACCGGCGGCGGCGGCATCTACCACGACCGATTCGGCGACATCTCCTACTCCATCGTCGCGCCCGCCGACGAACTGCCGGGCGACCTGATGGAGACCTACGAACTGCTCTGTGAACCCGTCTTCGACGCCTTCGAACGACTCGGCGTTGACGCTCAGTTCACCGACGAGAAACTCCCGGAAATCCACCAACCGGCCTGCTACCTGCGGGAACTCCACCCTGCACACGATATCGTGGCAAACGGCCGAAAGATATCCGGTAACGCCCAGTACCGCCGGAAGGACGCTGTCATCCAGCACGGGTCGCTGAAGTTCGACCTCGACGCCGAGCGCCACCTCTCGACGTTCGCCGACCCCGACACCTCGCCCGCGCAGTTCCGCGAGCGCGTGACGACGATAAATCGGGAAGCGGACGCGACTCGGAACGAGGCCGTCGAAGCGGTCGAAGCGGCCCTCCGCGAGTGGGCCGACGCCGACGAGGGGAGTTGGACCGACGAGGAACTGGGGCGCGCTGAGGAGCGCGCCGAAGCAAAATTCGAGAGCGAGGCGTGGGTTCGAGACCGCGAGGACCCGACGGAAAACTAAAACCCGAACGTCTCCGGTCCGTCGTCGTCGAACTCGTTTTCGATGACCTCGTGAATCTCCGAAATCGGGGGCTGGTCGCGCGACGGGTCGAGCGGATGCTCGGCGATCCACTTGTACCGGACGACGCCCTCCGAGTCCAGCAGAAAACACGACCGACGTGACCGGGGCGCGATCTTGAACGCGCGGTACGCCACGTCGAACGCCGACGAGAGTTCGAGGTCGGTGTCGGCGTAGAGGGGAAACTGGAGTCCGAGGTGGTCGATGAACTTTCGGTGGGTGATCGGGCGTGACTTGCTGACGCCGATGACCTGCACAGCGTCGTTGCTGGTGAACCAGTCGTAGTCGCGGAACGAACACCACTCCTCGATGCAGTCCGGACTGAAGTCGTTCGTGTAGAACGTCAGGAGGACGGGGGCCTCGGTAAGCAACTCCGAGAGTGCTGTCTCGGTGGTCTCTCCGTCGGGGTAGACCAGCGTCTCGGACACGTCTTCGACTGACTCGCCGACGGCCAAGCCGGTAGAATCGCTCATAGCAGTGTCTGTCGCGCCCGCGACTTAAGTTTCACTTCGTCGGCGAGCCGGACGCCGCCACCGACCGAGTGCCAACGTTTTCGCGGGGCGGCGGCGGCGAACGTTCTCGCGGCGCGAGCGGCGACACCGCTATACTGCCCGCGTGCGGTAGTAACTCCGCTCGCCCGTACCGGTGTCCACGACGCGGCGTTCCAGCGCACCGTTGTCCACGAGCCGGTCCAGAATCGAACTCACGGTCGCCACGTCCAGCACCCACCCGACGTGTTCTTCGTCCTCGAACGGTTGCTCGACGTTCGACTCCGACCACCCCGCCTCCATCACCACCTCGGTGACCTCCCGGACGTTGTACGCCTGCTGGTCGTGTTCTCGGAGGAACGTCAGGATACGCTCCTCGATGGAGTAGCGTTTACCGCCTTGCTCGAACCTCTCGCGGCTGATTGGCACACCGCCGATAGAACCTCCGGTTCAATAAGACTGCGGTTCGATAGAACACCGCACACGTCGATGTTCCGGCAGTTCGCCCCCAGTTCCGAAGCGCCTTTCACCCTCCCATACCTGCCCGGATACATGAGAGTTGGCGCGCACGAATCCATCGCTGGCGGCGTCTACAACGCCGTAGACGCCCAGATAGAGGACGGCGGGAACTGCGGACAGATTTTCACTCACTCCCCGCAGGTCTGGCAGGACCCGAACATCGACGACGACGAGGCCGAGCAGTTCCGCACGGTCTCGGCCGACAACGACGTGGGACCGTGGGTCATTCACTCGTCGTATCTCGTGAACCTCTGCACGCCGAAAGACGACCTCCGCGCGAAGTCCATCGACTCGATGCAGAAGGAAGTCGATGCCGCCGACAAACTCGACATCCCGTACGTCAACGTCCACCTCGGTGCCCACACCGGCGCGGGCGTCGAGGGCGGTCTCGACAACGCCGCCAGTGCGCTCGATGAGTTGGACATCCCTGAGGGCGTGACCGTCCTCATCGAGAGCGACGCCGGGTCGGGCACGAAGTTGGGCGGGGACTTCGAACATCTCGCGGAAGTCCTCTCACGCTCCGAGCAGGACCTCGACGTGTGCATCGACACGGCCCACGCGTTCGCCGCGGGCTACGACCTCTCCAGCGAGGAGGCCGTCCACGACACCATCGCGGAGTTCGACGAGGTGGTGGGTCTCGAACACCTCGAATGCGTCCACCTCAACGACTCCAAGCACGAATGTGGCACGAACAAAGACGAACACGCCCACATCGGCGAGGGACTCATCGGCGAGGAAGGCATGCGCGCCTTTATCAATCACCCCGACCTCGCGGACGTGCCCCTCGTCCTCGAAACGCCCCACGAGGACGGCAAGGGCTTCGCGTGGAACATCGAGCGCGTCAGAGAACTGCGAGCGGACTGAGCGACGCGTCCCTTTTTACCCGAGCGCGAAGGTCAACAGCCACAACCCCGACATCCCGGCGACTAGCGTCGCCAGAATGTCCTCGGTCCGCCACGCCACCAGCACCGCGAGCGCGCCCGCCAGCAGTCGCGGATTGCCGGGCGAGAGCGCGAGCGCGCCGTCAGCGTAGACGAGCTTTGGGACGACCAGCGCCGAGAGGACCGCCGCCGGGACGAACCGGAGCGCGCGCTCGACGCCCTCAGGCACGTCGTCGAGTCGGCCGAACAGCGCGACGAACGAGAGTCTGAGCGCATAGGTACCGATTCCTCCCGCAATGATGACGAGCCACACTCCGTCAGTTTCGAGCGGGGTCGCCATCTACGCCACCTCCCCGTCGTCGGCCCGGTCGCCGCCTGATTCTCTGCGGTCCTCGCCCTCGCCGCCAGCGTCGTCGGAGTTCACCGAGAACGCCGACTCGACGGCCAGTCCGACCGCGATACCGACGAGGGCCGCGACTATCAGTCCGAGGTTGTACGGCAGGCCGTTCGCCGCGACGGCGACGCCCCCGCCGACGACCGCGGCCGCGCCGGTCGCTCTGTCAGTCACCGCGGGCACGAGGACCGCGAGGAAGACCAGCGGGACCGCGAATTCGAGTTGCCACCCCGAGGGAATCTGTGCGCCGAGCAGGACGCCGACAATCGTGGCAATCTGCCACGCGACCCAGAGGGGCACCGCGACCCCGAGATAGTACCAGCGCCGACTCGTCTCCTCGTCGTTCTCGAACTCCAACAGCGAGACGGCGTAGGCTTGGTCGGTCAGCAGGTACGCGAGCGCGGCCTTCCACTTCGCGGACTGACGCCGGAAGTGGGGCGCGATGGACGCGCTGTACATTACGTGGCGGAGATTCACCACGAGGACTGTCAGGACGACGACCGCGACCGGTGCGTTCCGCCCGATTAGCTCTATCGCAGCGAGTTGGGAGGCCCCGGCGAAGACGACGACCGACATGGCGAGCGCCTGTATCGCGGACATGCCGACTCCGGCCGCGGCGACGCCAGCGACCATGCCGAAGGGGACGATTCCGAGGATGATCGGCGCGGCGACCCGAACGCCAGAGAGAAAATCTTCTCGTGGAGATGTCACTGTGGGTTCGTAGGTCCTGCCGGGGGTATCAGCCTTGGTTTTTCGGCGAGGTATTCGGGGAGTCGTCGCAGGCGGAGGCGAATTGACTCGCGGGGTCGGACCGACTCGCTCTCTTGGACTGCCTCGCCCGCCCGGACCGCCCCGCTTTTCACCGCCGACCGCCAACTCCGAGTCAGAATCAGCCGTGCGACAGTTCTCCGCCGACTACCTCCGAGACACGCGCCGCGGGATGTGGGACGACCGCGCGGCGCTTTCCGACCTGCGACTCGACTCCCGAGAGCGCGTCCTCGACGTGGGATGCGGCACCGGCGAACTCTCCCGCGTCCTCGCCGAGGAGACGCCCGGCGAGGTAATCGGGGCGGACGCCGACCCGGACCTGCTCGCGGTCGCCCGCGAGCAGGCCGGAATCGAGACCGCCGCGGCCGACGCGCTCCGCCTGCCCTTCCCGGATGACACCTTCGACCTCGTGGTCTGTCAGGCCCTGCTCATCAATCTCCCCGACCCCGCCGCCGCGGTGGCCGAGTTCCGGCGGGTCTCCTCGGACCTCGTGGCCGCGGTCGAACCCGACAATGCCGCGGTGTCCGTCGAGTCCACGGTCGCGGCCGAGAGCGACCTTGCGGGGCGCGCGCGCCGGGCCTACCTCCGGGGCGTCGAGACCGACGTGACGCTCGGCGGGGAGGGCACCCGCGAGGCGTTCGCGGCGGCCGGACTCGCCGACGCGACGACCCGCCGCCACGTTCACGCCCGGACGGTCGAACCGCCCTACGCCGAGCGAGACCTGCGCGCGGCCCGCCGGAAGGCCAGCGGCGAGGCTCTGGCCGACGACCGGGCGACCCTGCTCGCTGGCGACCTCTCGGCGGCCGAGTACGACGACCTGCGGACCGACTGGCGCAAGATGGGCCGGGCCGTCATCAAGCAGATGCGCGCGGGGGAGTACCGCCGCGCGGAGGTCGTCCCCTTCTACGTGACCGCCGGGTCGGTGTGAGTTCGAGCGGGTCGCCGCGCTCGCGTGCCAACCTCTTTATCTCTTCTCGCTAACGTTCCAAGCGTCATGTTCGAGGATATCCTCCTCCCGGTTGACGGGAGTTTAGGGGCCGACGCCGCAGTCGGGCACGCCGCAGACATCGCCGACCGATTCGACGCGAGCGTCCACGTCCTGTTCGTTGCCAGCACGAACCGCGATAGCGTAACCGTGGTCGGGGGCGACGTAGTGGACGCCTTGGAGCGCGAGGGCGCAGACATCGTGGACCCCGTGGCCGACGACGTTCGGGCGCGGGGCGTCGATTGTGACTCTGAAGTCGTGCAGGGCGACCCCGCGGCGACCATCGCGGAGTACGCCGACTCGCGCGGGATGGACCTCGTGGTGATGGCGACGCAGGGCCGGACGGGTCTCTCGCGCTACTTGCTCGGGAGCGTCACCGAGAAGGTCGTCCGCCTCGCTGGCACGCCGGTCCTCACGATTCGAACTCACGAGGAGGCCCGCACCTCGTTCCCCTACGAGAACGTCGTCGTCCCGACCGACGGGAGCGCGGCGGCGAGTGCGGCCGCCGACCGCGCGACGGACCTCGCGGCGGCCGTGGACGCCACCCTTCACGCCGTTTCAGTGGTCGAAGAGGCATCGCTCGGGTTCGACGTGCGCTCGGCGTCCGTCAGCGACGAACTCGAAGCCATCACCGAGGACGCGATAGCCGACGTGGCCGCCACCGCCGCCGACGCGGGCGTCGAGCGCGTCCGCGAGAAAGTCCTTCGCGGGCGCGTCCATCGGGCGATTCTCGACTACGCGGCGGACACCGACGCGGACCTCCTCGTCATGGGAACACGCGGCCGGGGCGGAACCGACCGAATCCTCCTCGGGAGCGTCGCCGAGCGCATCGTCCGCACGTCGCCGATTCCCGTCCTGACGGTGCGCCGGTAGGCCACAAGTGACGGCCGCGCGACTCGAAAAGACATATCGGTCCCCTCCGCGTCGGTGCTCGTATGGACTCACGAATCCGAACGCACGCCGATATTCTCGTGGACCACTGCACCGACCTCGACCCGAGCGACGACGTGCTGATTCGGGCACCACCGGTCGCGGAGGACCTCGCTGTCGCCGTCGCCGAGCGAGTCGGCGAAGTAGGCGCAAACCCCTCAGTGTCGCTCCAGAGCGAGCGCGCGACGCGGGCCTACCTTCAGGCGAGCGACGCCGAGGACTTCGAGACGCCCGAGCATCTGCTGGCGATGATGGAGTCCGCCGACGCCTTCATCCTCGTCACGGGCGACCTGAACACCGCCGAACTGAGCGACGTTCCGACGGAGAAACTCGCGGCGTTCCGACGCGCCCGGCGACCGATTCAGGAGGCCCGCATGGGCAAGCGCTGGGTCGGGACGCAGTTCCCGGCGTCCGGCAGCGCCCAGAAGGCCGAGATGAGTACCGAAGAGTACGAGGAGTTCGTCTACGAGGCGGTCAACAAGGATTGGGAGGCCCAGCGGGACCACCAGCAACAGATGGTCGAGATTCTGGACCCCGCCGAGGAGGTCCGTATCGTCTCTGGCGACACGACCGACATCCGGATGAGCGTCGCGGGGATGAAGACGGTCAACGACGACGGCAGGAAGAACCTCCCCGGCGGCGAGGTGTTCACCGCGCCGGTCCCCGACTCGGTGGCGGGCGAAGTGCTGTTCGACAAACCCCTGCTCCGCCACGGCCGCGAGATACAGGACGCCTACCTCCGGTTCGAGGACGGCGAGGTCGTCGAACACGACGCCTTGAAGAACGCCGACCTGCTGGCCAGCATCCTCGACACGGACGAGGGCGCGCGACGACTCGGCGAACTCGGCATCGGGATGAACCGCGACATTGACCGATTCACCTACAACATGCTCTTCGACGAGAAGATGGGCGATACGGTCCACATGGCAGTCGGAAAGGCCATCGAGGAGACCGTTCCTGAGGGCCAACCGCTCAACGAGAGCGCGGTCCACACCGACATGATAGTCGATATGAGCGAGAACTCGTTCATCGAGGTAGACGGCGACGTGGTCCAGCGAAACGGTACGTTCCGGTTCGAGGACGGTTTCGAGGAGTAGCGCAGTTTTTCACCGACGTTTGTGCGAGGAGCGTCGCCGAAGGCGACGCGACGAAAGACGGTCTCCCCAGTTCTACTGCAAGCATACGGCGCGAAGCGCCGTTTCGCCGCGAGCGAAGCGAGCGGGGCTTTTTCATCGACGTTTTTGCGACGAGTGGTGCCCGCAGCGAGCGAAGCGAGCGAGGACACCCGAGGAGGAAAAAGGTCGGAGGAAAACGGTCGTGCTATACCACGTCGCCGCGGACCGTCGCGCCCTGTTGGCGCTTCCGGTAGGATTCGACGGCCTCGGCGGCCTCGTCGGTGTTTGCCTCGTCCATCCCCAGCATCTCCAGCGCGTCGGGGAGCGTCGGGAAGGCGAGTTCGCTCTCCCGGAGTTTGCGGAGGGCGTCGTCGCTGCGCTGGCCTTCCGCCCAGAGGCAGACGCCTCGCGGGTCCAGAATTTGCTCGTAGCTCTCGCGCTGGATGGCTCCCCGCAGTCGCTGGGTCACGTTGTCCTCGAAGCTAGAGTTGCACACTTCGAGGTGGACCGGTTCGTCGTCGGGCAGGAGGTGGGCGGCCAGACACTTTTCGGGCGCGACGTGTCCGTTGTCGTTGGCCCGGATGAACTCGGGGAACTGTTCGGCCCACTCCGCGCGGACCGTCTTGCCGACGCCCTCGACGCCGTGGGACTTGTGGAACCGCTCGGCGGCGTCACCGTCGTCGCCGCGCAGGAGGAGGTCCTTGGTAACGTACACGTCCAGTCGCTCCACCGGGTCGAGTCCGAGCGCCGCGTCGCCGTAGACCCACAGTTCACGGACCGGCACCGGCATCGTCTCGTTCTCGACGGCGTCGAGGATGTCCTCGACGCGCTCGATGGCCTCGTCTCGATTCATTGCCAGCGTGTTGGTCGTCGGTCGGGTTAACGGTGGCGTGTCCGGATTCGTCGGTGGTTCGAGACTCGAGGTTCCGACGAAAAAGGCGAAGGGCTAGCTTTAGACTTGAACACAGGAGACCACCGCACAGCACCGCGACCGCGGACCTCACACCTCCCCAACCGCCTGCGGTCCTCGGCCACAGGCCTGCGGTCCTCATCCACCGGAAGACAAACCACGTCTTCCGAGTCTGCGCTCACGTCCGTTCGCGCAGACCTCGCGCGGTTGGTGCGACGGCGCAGGTGCGCCGTCGCACCAGCACGCGCCGGAGTAAAAAACCGAGGTCGGCGCGCGTCCGTCGAAAGTCGAAGAGAGCGCGGGCCGACGGCGACGCCTCGAAATCGCCGCGTAGAAATCGAAACTCGACCTCGTCGTGGGTCAGTTCTCGGCCGCGACCGCCTGCTGGTCGTCGTACTTGTCGCGGAACTCCTGAACCAACTGGCCCATCTTGGCGTACCAGTCGTTGAGCATCCGTTGCATGTCGTCGGCCACCTCGTCGGGGTCGGTCGGTCGGTAGACGTGGTAGTAGCCGCCCTGTTCGTAGTTGACCTGTTCCTTCTGGACGAATCCGGACTGGAGGAGACGCTGGATGGCCCGGTAGGCCGTCGAGCGCTCGCGGTCCACTCGGTCGGCCACCTCGTCGATGGTCAGTGGTTCGGCGCTCTCGACGAGGACCTGAAAGCACTCGCGGTCGAGTTCCTTCAGCCCGTGGATGCACTCCAACAGGCCCTCACACTCCATGTCCTTCTGCAGGTATTCGGCCATCGAGTCTGCCATTCTTAGCGGCCAGTACGGACCAAACACGTAAAAGGATTTGCATAGTCTGCACAACACTGCGCCGTACGGCCGTCGGGTCAGTCGCTGGCGGCCGACGCCGCGCTCCCGTCGGCGGTCCGCGAGCGCCAGATGCCCTGCGCGTACGCGCCGAGGAACATCCCGCTGATAGCTATCAGGACGGGGTAGTTCCCGATGCCGACGCTGGCGTAGGCCGCGCCCGGACAGATGCCCGAGATGCCCCATCCGACGCCGAAGATGACCCCGCCCGTGAGGACGTTCCGGTCGAACGACTTCAACCGTCGAGCGTATGCTCGCCCGGTCAGCGGCGCGCGGTCGAGGACGTTGACCCCGATTGCGAACGCGGTTCCCGCGACGACCGACCCGACGCCCAGCACGAACAGCAGGCCGAAGTCCTCGAACTGGAGGAAGTCCAGCACGACTTCGGGACGGGCCATCCGACTCAGGCCGAGTCCGAAGCCGAATATCAAGCCGCCGACCACGACGACGGGCAGGAACAGGGGGTGGCGGTCCCGCTCGGTCCCCGTTGCTCCGCCGTCCCCGCTGTCTCCGTCGCCTTCTCTCTTCGGGGCGCTCACGGCGACACCCCCGCGGCCTGCACGAGTTGCGCGGTCACGATGGCGACGCCGAGGAACGTCGCCACGTTGACCAGCGAGGTGGGAGCCACCGACCCGACGCCGCAGATGCCGTGGCCGGAGGTACACCCCTTTCCGATTCTGGTGCCGACGCCGACGAGGACGCCCCCGACGAGGAGACGCCACCACGACACCTCGGTCGTCCATCCGAAGTCGCCGAACGCCAGCGCGTAGACGGCCGCGCCAGCGACGATA
This genomic stretch from Halorussus pelagicus harbors:
- a CDS encoding YeeE/YedE family protein, with product MEPLVTFADLFPNGVWRYAAGGALIGLGTAVIYLATAIPAGASTFLESTLSYISEASRFNRAKYIASRDWRVAFTLSIVAGAAVYALAFGDFGWTTEVSWWRLLVGGVLVGVGTRIGKGCTSGHGICGVGSVAPTSLVNVATFLGVAIVTAQLVQAAGVSP
- a CDS encoding universal stress protein, with translation MFEDILLPVDGSLGADAAVGHAADIADRFDASVHVLFVASTNRDSVTVVGGDVVDALEREGADIVDPVADDVRARGVDCDSEVVQGDPAATIAEYADSRGMDLVVMATQGRTGLSRYLLGSVTEKVVRLAGTPVLTIRTHEEARTSFPYENVVVPTDGSAAASAAADRATDLAAAVDATLHAVSVVEEASLGFDVRSASVSDELEAITEDAIADVAATAADAGVERVREKVLRGRVHRAILDYAADTDADLLVMGTRGRGGTDRILLGSVAERIVRTSPIPVLTVRR
- a CDS encoding class I SAM-dependent methyltransferase, whose translation is MRQFSADYLRDTRRGMWDDRAALSDLRLDSRERVLDVGCGTGELSRVLAEETPGEVIGADADPDLLAVAREQAGIETAAADALRLPFPDDTFDLVVCQALLINLPDPAAAVAEFRRVSSDLVAAVEPDNAAVSVESTVAAESDLAGRARRAYLRGVETDVTLGGEGTREAFAAAGLADATTRRHVHARTVEPPYAERDLRAARRKASGEALADDRATLLAGDLSAAEYDDLRTDWRKMGRAVIKQMRAGEYRRAEVVPFYVTAGSV
- a CDS encoding YeeE/YedE family protein, which gives rise to MFLPVVVVGGLIFGFGLGLSRMARPEVVLDFLQFEDFGLLFVLGVGSVVAGTAFAIGVNVLDRAPLTGRAYARRLKSFDRNVLTGGVIFGVGWGISGICPGAAYASVGIGNYPVLIAISGMFLGAYAQGIWRSRTADGSAASAASD
- a CDS encoding aminopeptidase, whose amino-acid sequence is MDSRIRTHADILVDHCTDLDPSDDVLIRAPPVAEDLAVAVAERVGEVGANPSVSLQSERATRAYLQASDAEDFETPEHLLAMMESADAFILVTGDLNTAELSDVPTEKLAAFRRARRPIQEARMGKRWVGTQFPASGSAQKAEMSTEEYEEFVYEAVNKDWEAQRDHQQQMVEILDPAEEVRIVSGDTTDIRMSVAGMKTVNDDGRKNLPGGEVFTAPVPDSVAGEVLFDKPLLRHGREIQDAYLRFEDGEVVEHDALKNADLLASILDTDEGARRLGELGIGMNRDIDRFTYNMLFDEKMGDTVHMAVGKAIEETVPEGQPLNESAVHTDMIVDMSENSFIEVDGDVVQRNGTFRFEDGFEE
- a CDS encoding helix-turn-helix domain-containing protein — its product is MADSMAEYLQKDMECEGLLECIHGLKELDRECFQVLVESAEPLTIDEVADRVDRERSTAYRAIQRLLQSGFVQKEQVNYEQGGYYHVYRPTDPDEVADDMQRMLNDWYAKMGQLVQEFRDKYDDQQAVAAEN
- a CDS encoding DUF7095 family protein is translated as MNRDEAIERVEDILDAVENETMPVPVRELWVYGDAALGLDPVERLDVYVTKDLLLRGDDGDAAERFHKSHGVEGVGKTVRAEWAEQFPEFIRANDNGHVAPEKCLAAHLLPDDEPVHLEVCNSSFEDNVTQRLRGAIQRESYEQILDPRGVCLWAEGQRSDDALRKLRESELAFPTLPDALEMLGMDEANTDEAAEAVESYRKRQQGATVRGDVV